A single genomic interval of Salinarchaeum sp. IM2453 harbors:
- the cdd gene encoding cytidine deaminase — translation MDSDPQLTATQEALLEEAHTAATNAYTPYSAYQVGAAVHTTTGDVFPGTAVENASYGMTVCAEVSAITAAVSAGHRDISTIAIVGGFPDSTENTYPTPCGRCRQVIQEMDTISDAEITVICSNLSMNDIALFSIDELLPHSFGPSDLDSDDA, via the coding sequence ATGGACTCAGACCCACAGCTCACGGCAACACAGGAAGCCCTTCTTGAGGAGGCACATACTGCTGCGACCAATGCCTACACGCCATATTCAGCATATCAGGTTGGTGCAGCTGTGCACACAACCACAGGCGATGTGTTTCCTGGAACTGCAGTAGAGAATGCCTCATATGGAATGACCGTTTGTGCGGAGGTATCTGCAATAACAGCTGCTGTATCGGCTGGTCATCGTGATATCTCCACAATTGCAATCGTCGGAGGATTCCCCGACTCAACAGAAAACACCTATCCCACACCATGCGGTCGTTGCCGACAGGTTATTCAGGAGATGGACACGATTAGTGATGCTGAGATTACGGTTATTTGCTCAAACTTATCCATGAATGATATTGCTCTGTTCTCTATTGATGAGTTGCTTCCTCACTCGTTTGGGCCCTCTGACCTCGATAGTGATGACGCATAA
- a CDS encoding B-box zinc finger protein codes for MHIDTDQLDGEYPPEPECEVNQRDCEFKPVTYLCHECGRKLCEECAVGVRHQPQIAKYEQFGEAQDERVQMHCPSCAEAHEYDQQKIAAGAGGVFVGLLFFWIIGFNLITLILGAPILLGGGFLLYKEYELKSKVDMKEMS; via the coding sequence ATGCACATTGACACAGATCAACTAGACGGGGAGTATCCACCAGAACCGGAGTGCGAAGTAAATCAGCGTGACTGTGAATTTAAGCCAGTGACATATCTTTGTCACGAGTGCGGTCGGAAATTATGCGAGGAGTGTGCAGTCGGAGTCCGACATCAGCCACAAATAGCCAAATACGAGCAGTTTGGAGAAGCTCAAGATGAGCGGGTTCAAATGCATTGTCCCTCATGTGCAGAGGCACATGAATATGATCAACAGAAAATAGCGGCTGGAGCTGGCGGTGTCTTTGTTGGCCTGCTTTTCTTCTGGATTATTGGCTTTAATTTGATCACGCTAATACTTGGAGCGCCAATTCTCTTAGGAGGCGGATTTCTGCTGTACAAAGAATACGAGCTCAAAAGCAAGGTTGATATGAAAGAGATGTCCTAA